The segment GCGCAGACGCGGCCGGCGCGGCTCGATGCGGCCATCGTCCGGCAAAGGGCGCGCCCCGGCTACGGCGGCGCGGAAGAGTTCGGCCTCGGTGGGCGGGCAGCCGGGTTTGCCGTTCATCACTTCAGGCTGTCGAGGTAGCGTTCCGCATCCAGAGCCGCCATGCAGCCGCTGCCCGCACTGGTGATGGCCTGGCGGTAGACGTGATCCTGTACGTCGCCGGCAGCGAACACGCCAGGGATGCTGGTGGCGGTGGCGTTGCCGTTGCGGCCGCCACGGGTGACGATGTAGCCGTTTTCCATCTCCAGTTGGCCGACGAAGATGTCGGTGTTGGGCTTGTGGCCGATGGCGATGAAAACGCCGGTGACTTCGAGTTCCTTGCTGCTGCCATCGTTGCGTTTGATGCGCACACCGGTCACCCCGCTCTTGTCGCCCAGAATCTCGTCCACCTGGCTGTTGAGTTCCAAGCTGATGTGACCCTCCTTCACCCGCTGCATGAGTTTGTCCACCATGATCTTCTCGGCACGGAAGGTGTCGCGGCGGTGAATCAGGGTGACATGGCTGGCGATGTTGGCCAGATACAGGGCCTCCTCCACCGCAGTGTTGCCGCCTCCCACCACCGCCACCTTCTGCCCCTTGTAGAAGAATCCGTCGCAGGTGGCGCAGGCCGACACCCCCTTGCCCATGAAGGCCTGTTCCGAGGGCAGGCCCAGATATTTGGCGGAGGCGCCGGTGGCGATGATCAAGGCATCGCAGGTGTAGGTGCCGGCATCCCCCACCAG is part of the Burkholderiales bacterium genome and harbors:
- the trxB gene encoding thioredoxin-disulfide reductase encodes the protein MATKHCSLLILGSGPAGYTAAIYAARANLKPVLITGLNQGGQLMTTTDVDNWPGDVNGVQGPELMQRLQQHAERFNTEIIFDHIHTAKLTERPFTLVGDAGTYTCDALIIATGASAKYLGLPSEQAFMGKGVSACATCDGFFYKGQKVAVVGGGNTAVEEALYLANIASHVTLIHRRDTFRAEKIMVDKLMQRVKEGHISLELNSQVDEILGDKSGVTGVRIKRNDGSSKELEVTGVFIAIGHKPNTDIFVGQLEMENGYIVTRGGRNGNATATSIPGVFAAGDVQDHVYRQAITSAGSGCMAALDAERYLDSLK